GGCCTGAACCGTCTCCAGAACCTTGTCGGTCACAAACTGGGTCACAGGTGACATGGTCGCCGCAGAAACCACACAGGTAAGCGTTCCCAGCACACACCCGAAACAGTGGAAAAACGGTACAGGAATACACAGATTATCCTCACTTGACAGATTCATGCATTCACCGATACTCTTTGCATTTCCAATAATATTGGTATGGGTCAACATTACTCCTTTCGGAAAACCAGTAGTACCGGAGGTATACTGCATGTTGATCACGTCATCCGGTGACAGGGACTGCTGACGCTGTTGCAGGTCTTCATCCGAAACCGTCCTGCCCATTGCGATTACTTCATCCCAGCCATACATACCTTTCATACGGTCCTCCTCCGGACCGATGTACACGACATTTTTTAACAGGGGCAGTTTTTTACACTCGAGTTTTCCCGGTTCACACTCATCCAGCTCCGGACAGACCTCCCTGATGATTTTCAGATATTCATCAGATTCACGGACTCCACCAATAAAAACCAGGGTTGTAGAATCGGACTGTGACATCAGGTATTCCAACTCAAAGCTTCGATAACTGGTATTGACCGTCACCAGCACAGCACCCATTTTCCCTGTTCCAAACTGCGAATAGAGCCATTCGGGAACATTGTTCGCCCATATTGCAACCTTCTCACCCTTTTCCACGCCAAGAGCCATAAAACCTTTTGCCACATCATTGCACACGTCTCTGAACTGTTTCCAGGTGTGGCTGATACCGTATTCATAATAGTCAACCGCCTTTTTTTCAGCGAACTGATCAGCCACAAGGTCAACAAGCTGTCCCAAAGTTGTATTGCCCACTTCGTATACTGGCCTCTGCATATTTACTCCTCCGGTTTTATGTATGTTTTCGAAACATTCCACATGGTTCTATTCGGTATCTCGAAACAGCTCCCTGCCAATCAGCATTCTTCGAATTTCGCTGGTTCCGGCTCCTATTTCATACAGTTTGGCATCACGCAGCAGGCGTCCGGTGGGAAATTCGTTGATATATCCATTTCCTCCCAGGCACTGGATTGCCTCCAGTGCCATCCAGGTGGCTTTTTCAGCAGTAAACAGAATGACAGCCGCGGCATCCTTACGGATATTCGAGCTTTGATCAGCTGCTCTGGCGACCATATACACATAAGATTTACAGGCATTCCAGGTGGCATACATATCCGCCAGCTTACCCTGCATCAGTTCAAATTCTCCAATAGCGCGACCGAACTGTCTCCGGGTATGAATATAGGGCAGCACAACGTCCATGCAGGCATTCATAATGCCCAGGGGGCCGCCGGACAACACAAGACGTTCATAATTCAGCCCACTCATCAGAACCTGAACACCCTGGTTGAGCTGACCGAGAATATTCTCCTTCGGAACCCGGCAATTTTCAAAAACCAGCTCACAGGTGGGAGACCCACGCATACCGAGCTTATCCAGCTTGGGACTGGTGGAAAACCCTGGGAAGGTTTTTTCCACCAGAAATGCGGTAATCCCCTTGTGCTGTCTCTCCGGAGCCGTTTTGGCGTACACGACAAGTACATTGGCATGGGGACCATTGGTGATCCACATTTTTGAACCGTTCAGCAGATACCCGTCACCATCCTCCGTTGCACGCAGACGCATGGAAACAACATCGGACCCGGCTTCGGCTTCACTCATGGCCAGTGCGCCGATATGTTTGCCGCTGATCAGATCGGGAAGATATTTCTTCTTCTGTTCCTCTGTACCATTTATTTTGATCTGATTAATACAGAGATTGGAATGGGCGCCATAGGCCAGACCGACAGAGGCAGAGCCCCTGCTTATTTCTTCCATGGCAATGACATGTTCGAGGTACCCCATTCCGGCTCCTCCATATTCCTCGGATACTGTAATACCGAGAAGCCCGAGGGCACCCATTTTCTGCCAGAGTTCGGGAGGAAACACGTCATTTCGGTCAATTTCCTCCGCTAAAGGAGCAATCTCCTCGCTGACAAAATCATGTACGGTTTCCCGCAAAAGATTTGCAGTCTCTCCCAGACCAAAATTCAAGAGGGGATACGATCTCATGGAACCTCCCAGTTATGATTTCAATTTCTTCACAAATCCTGCATTTCAAAAACTGCAACAACAGGATTCAGGGTAAATAATAGTCTCCCGGAAACGCTACGATTTCAGTTCCTCAATATCTGTAAAAAAATCAAGTGCCTCCGGATTTTTCAAGGCATCCTTATTCTTCACTTCACGGCCATGAATCATTTTTTTGACCGCCAGTTCAACTTTTTTCATATTCAGGGTATAAGGGATATCCGGTGCCTCAATAATCTTTGCGGGAACATGTCTCGGAGAAGCGTTGGTGCGGATATTCTTTCTGATCTCATTTTTCAGTTCATCATTTAATGCATACTCTGGGCGCATTTTCACGAAAAGAATGACACGGATATCATTCTGCCATTCCTGACCAACGACTACGCTGTCCTCAATGCCTTCCATTCTTTCCAGGATTCGGTAGATTTCAGCCGTACCGATCCTGACTCCTCCCGGATTCAACGTGGCATCAGAGCGACCATACATAATGACACCACCCCGCTCGGTAACTTCAATAAAATCCCCATGAGTCCAGATTCCGGGATATTCATCGAAATAGGCTGAATGGTACTTGCTGCCGTCTTCATCATCCCAGAAATAGATGGGCATTGACGGAAAAGGTGCAGTACAGACCAGTTCACCCTGTCTGCCGATGACCGGATTTCCCGATTCATCATAGGCAAAGACCTTCATGGCAAGTCCCCTGCACTGCAGCTCACCACTGTACACCGGCCCCATGGGGTTACCCAGGGCAAAGCAACCGTTGAGATCTGAACCTCCAGAAATGGAAGCCAGCTGCAGGTCCGATTTTACTTCGGCATAAATAAATTCAAAATCTTCTTCGGAAAGAGGTGACCCGGTTGACAGCAGGGCTTTCATAGCTGCAAGGTCAAAATCCTTACCCGGTCTGACCCCGGTGTTTTTCAGGGCTGCTATATAGCCGGCACTGGTACCGAAAACCGTGATCTTCTCGTCCCTGGCCATCTGCCACAGTGTTTCCGGACCGGGATGGAAAGGATTGCCGTCGTAAAGCACCAGGGTCGCTCCCACTGCCAGAGAGCTTGTGAGCCAGTTCCACATCATCCAGCCACAGGTGGTAAAATAGAAAATGGTATCCTCTCTCTTCAGATCCGTGTGCAGTATCAGTTCCTTGAGATGATGGACGAGAACACCACCTGCACTCTGCACCATGCATTTCGGCAAACCGGTAGTACCAGAGGAATACATGATGTACAGGGGATGATCAAAGGGCAGCTGAACAAATTCTATCTCTTGCGCTTTTTTTTCAATGAAATCTTCAAATAGAATGGCTGCGGGAAGTGTTGTCAGATCAGGCTGTTCACTGACGTATGGCACAACAACCAGTTTTTCAATAGACGGAATTTTCTGCAGTATTTCTCCTGCCCGCACAAGACTGTCGATAGGTTTTCCTTTGAAAAAATAACCGTCAGCCGTGAAAAGCACTTTCGGTTGCGTCTGCCCGAACCTGTCGAGAATCCCTTTGATTCCAAAATCCGGAGAACAGGAGGACCAGATTGCCCCGATACTTGTCGCCGCAAGCATACCGATAATCGACTCCGGCATATTGGGTACAAACCCCACAACCCTGTCACCTTTCGTAACACCCGCATTTTTCAATGCAGCGGCGACCCCGGCCACCTGGTGGTAGAGTTCACTATAGGTCAATGTTCTCCTGACCCTGTCCTCCCCCTGAAAACAAGTGCTGTTTTATCGTCCCGGTATCGAAGAAGATTTTCCGCGAAATTCAGCCGGGCTCCAGAAAACCACTTTGCCCCCGGCATTTTGCCCGGATCATCTATAACTTCGGTATATGGTGTGGAAAAACGGATCTCTGCAAAATCCCAGAACTCCGCCCAGAACTGTTCCAGATTGTCCACAGACCACTGGTAGAGAGCGTCATAGTCGGCAAAATCCGTCCCGAACTTCCCGTTAACAGTCTGCATGAACCGATACATATTGGAACTCTTTACCCGTTGTTCCGATGGTTCCCATAATAATTTCGACATGACAAACTCCTTGATCACGTTACGCATTCTCCTGAATCCGCTCCAGAAATCCTCCTATCCACTGCTCACCGGGGGAACTTTTTCTTCACCTGAATCCTGCAATTGCAGGATTCAGGTTTCACGGATTCAGGTTCTGTTTCACACAGGTCTTTTCAGAAAGAAAATCCTTCCGGCAGTTCTTCCGCTTTCGTTCCTTCCGCTACCCAGGCAAGATCAAGAATGGTATAGGTCGGACCCGTTGTTTTGAAAATAGGCACGACTTTCATCCCTATCGCAGGTTCACCAACACTGAGATAACTCATGAGAATTGTGGTCACTCCGTCAAACTCAATATTTATAAACCGGATCGGTTTATCCAGAAGATTAAAAGCCCCCGACCTGGCACATTCCATAAAGGTGTGAACTCTGGCCGTTTTTTTGGCAATATCGGTCAGATCAACAACACTCATCCTGGCCAGACAATCGGGACAGTGAATGCGAAATGGAATATAGATGGACCCTTTTCCTTCGCAGTCATTATTGTCACACCGGGTTGCCAGCAGTTTTCCCTTGCTGAGAGACTCAAAAAAAACAGCCTCCCCTCCGTAGGAATGGATATAGGTCATATCCCGCGGATTGGTTACCCCAAGCAGCTTCCAGTTATCATCAGCATCGCGAATAGGCATATTAGGCGTCAGATGATGGAAGTTCCCTTTGAGTTTATACTGATTATTTTTTACAAATACCTGCCCGAACATACTCATGGTGATTCTCCATTATTTTGAAATCGGCAGCAGCTCCACCAATTCAACTTTTTTATTTTGGCCCTTTACACGTCTTGTTTTAACAGATGATCCGGATCCATGAGGATAGTTGAAGTAACATGGGATCCGACACCTGCATGACTGATAGCCATACCTCTTTTGGCTCCCTTGACCTGCAGATTTGTCCAATCTTCCGGCTTTTCCCTGTCAAACGCTTTCCAGACCTGTTCATCGCCATGGAGTTCTTCCCACCTGTTCCAGAGATGGGAGGCAATCTCAAATGTCTGCATGATACCGGTTGCGCCCACGGCATGCATGCAACCGATCAGTCCACCGGAAAGATTCGATGGCAGTTTTCCGGGTTCTCCCGTATTTGGATTGATGTGATAGCAGTCACCCGATTCCACGTAATCTCTTCCTTCACCGTAGGGACGAATACCGATATCCTCATAGGTCTGCACATCACTGATGGTAAACGCATCATGGAGTTCAACCACATCGAGGTCCTCTGTGGGATCAGTGATACCAGCCATACCGTAACCATAGTATGCAGCAATACGGGCAGCGAGAAATCCGGTAAAACCGGGATACCTGTCTCCACCCGGAAAACGTTCACCCAGATCTTTGTACTGATCGGGTGTTTCATTGGGCAGAAGTGGAATATCCATGTCACGCCTATCCGCTGGCCGCAGGGTATGGGAACCGGCAGCACACCAGATCCTGAGCGGTTTATTCTTCGAATTTGCCGTCAACTTCATTGCTGTGTCTTCATCACAGAGAATGGTACAAGCGGCTCCCACACTCATGAGACAGCAG
The DNA window shown above is from Desulfomarina profundi and carries:
- a CDS encoding thiolase domain-containing protein; protein product: MITFSEQQLKIPKLQRPVYLVTAGQSKFDRAFPDKRTEELCVDAFVMASNLLDMSAAELKTYIHSCYYGHFADHFGDQLLGESVIHDRLGLDPLGNVGVKTGGATGGSTIWEGLKAVASGYSDCVLVMGWERMDEVPTDEGNFLISCAADKDWESPLGHIYTGYYAVMAQRYWQIFGKSEESFRKTLAEIAVKHHGYARFNPYAQSPMDITVDDVLNSPVVAYPLRALDCCLMSVGAACTILCDEDTAMKLTANSKNKPLRIWCAAGSHTLRPADRRDMDIPLLPNETPDQYKDLGERFPGGDRYPGFTGFLAARIAAYYGYGMAGITDPTEDLDVVELHDAFTISDVQTYEDIGIRPYGEGRDYVESGDCYHINPNTGEPGKLPSNLSGGLIGCMHAVGATGIMQTFEIASHLWNRWEELHGDEQVWKAFDREKPEDWTNLQVKGAKRGMAISHAGVGSHVTSTILMDPDHLLKQDV
- a CDS encoding AMP-binding protein — protein: MQRPVYEVGNTTLGQLVDLVADQFAEKKAVDYYEYGISHTWKQFRDVCNDVAKGFMALGVEKGEKVAIWANNVPEWLYSQFGTGKMGAVLVTVNTSYRSFELEYLMSQSDSTTLVFIGGVRESDEYLKIIREVCPELDECEPGKLECKKLPLLKNVVYIGPEEDRMKGMYGWDEVIAMGRTVSDEDLQQRQQSLSPDDVINMQYTSGTTGFPKGVMLTHTNIIGNAKSIGECMNLSSEDNLCIPVPFFHCFGCVLGTLTCVVSAATMSPVTQFVTDKVLETVQANKCTALHGVPTMFIAELEEMEKKNYDTSSLRTGIMAGSPCPIEVMKRVVDKMGASEMTIAYGQTEASPVITQTRPEDSLELRVSTVGRALPNIEVKIADIVTGEEVARGTQGELCTRGYHVMKGYYKMDEATAAAIDRDGWLHTGDLAVMDENGYCKITGRMKDMIIRGGENIYPREIEEFLYTHPKILDVQVVGIPSEKYGEEVAAFIILREGETAESEEFRQFCTDKIAFHKIPEFFFVVDEYPATASGKIQKYKLREQGTCLLGRQDAADIATA
- a CDS encoding Zn-ribbon domain-containing OB-fold protein encodes the protein MSMFGQVFVKNNQYKLKGNFHHLTPNMPIRDADDNWKLLGVTNPRDMTYIHSYGGEAVFFESLSKGKLLATRCDNNDCEGKGSIYIPFRIHCPDCLARMSVVDLTDIAKKTARVHTFMECARSGAFNLLDKPIRFINIEFDGVTTILMSYLSVGEPAIGMKVVPIFKTTGPTYTILDLAWVAEGTKAEELPEGFSF
- a CDS encoding isovaleryl-CoA dehydrogenase; protein product: MRSYPLLNFGLGETANLLRETVHDFVSEEIAPLAEEIDRNDVFPPELWQKMGALGLLGITVSEEYGGAGMGYLEHVIAMEEISRGSASVGLAYGAHSNLCINQIKINGTEEQKKKYLPDLISGKHIGALAMSEAEAGSDVVSMRLRATEDGDGYLLNGSKMWITNGPHANVLVVYAKTAPERQHKGITAFLVEKTFPGFSTSPKLDKLGMRGSPTCELVFENCRVPKENILGQLNQGVQVLMSGLNYERLVLSGGPLGIMNACMDVVLPYIHTRRQFGRAIGEFELMQGKLADMYATWNACKSYVYMVARAADQSSNIRKDAAAVILFTAEKATWMALEAIQCLGGNGYINEFPTGRLLRDAKLYEIGAGTSEIRRMLIGRELFRDTE